The genomic stretch AAAGGCCGTGACGCTCACCGACTGCGCAAATCGCTTCCAATAGACAGCCAAGGTCGGCACCAGCAGATCTTATGCAGCGCCGATGCGGTCAAGCATTCCCTTTGGCCAATTCTTCGAAAAGTCCGAATTGACGAAGGCATCCAGCACATGTTTTTGGAAGGCGGCCACGTCCGGGGTCGTCACCGTATTGCCATGCGCCTCGAGGAATGCCTTGCCGTCGTTTTCAGTGGCGATGACGCCATCGTCGTTGACCTTCTTGGCTGCATTCTCGGCCGCGAGCACCGCCTTTTTCTCCTCGTCGCTGAGGCCGTCCCAGAAGGCCGTGGGCATGGTGAAGAAGACATTCGCCACCTGATGGCCGGTCAGCACGACCTGCTTCGACACCTCATAGAACTTCGACGCGATGGCATCCGGCAGCGGATTTTCCAGCCCGTCGATCGTGCCGGTCTGCATGGCCAGATAGACTTCCTCGAAGGCCAGCGGCGTTGCGCTCGCGCCAAGCGCGTTGCCAAGGAATTGCCAAGCTTGCGAACCCGGCATACGCAACTTCACGCCCTTGAGATCGGCAGGGACATTGACGGTGCGCGGTGAACGCAAGATGACGTGGCGTGTTCCCAGATACTGGCTCTTGACGATCTGCAGCTTCAGATCGCTCGCCACCTTGGACTTGAATTCCTTGCCGACGTCGCCGTCATAGACCGCGTCCAGGTGCTTGGCATCGCGGAACAGATAGCCGGTGGTGAAGATCGAATATTCCGGAATCAATTCGGCGATGTCGGAAGGCGAGGTCAGCGCCACTTCCAGATTGCCACGCTGCATTGCCTCGATCTCGGAACCTTGGGCAAACAGCGTGCCATTGTAATGCAGCTGCACGTCAAAAGCGCCAGGCATCGACTTGTCGAGTTCGGCCTTGAAAGCCTGCAGCGCCTTGGATTGCCATTCCGTGTCTGGACCGGGCGTCGAGGCGCGGATGACCTTGCCCGCCGCGAAAGCCAGACGCGAGACGAAGGGCGCCGCCAAGACGCCCAGGGCCCCGGCAACCACGGTGCGGCGGCGAACGGCCCGATTGAGAAATGAAGACTCCTGTGTGGTCATGTTCTTCCCCTCCTGCGTCGCTGTTTGGTGCGCTTTTGATGGCGCGCGACCTGACGAGCGGATGTTTTCATTGTCACCGCAAATCGTCAAGCTGAATGTTGACAATAGGCAATCAATCATCATTTGTTGGATTGACGTAGTTTTGCTAACCTCGCGGACACGAGTGAAAGCCGATGAAGACCCAGGTGCCGCCGGCTCTGCCGAAGATCAATTGCTTCATGGTCGCGTCGGCGACCCCGTTGACGGCGGACCTTCATCCCGACGTCGAGATGCTCACCCGGCACATCGAAATGCTGTTTCGTGCTGGATGTGATGGCATCGCGCTTTTTGGCACGACCGGAGAAGGCACGGAGTTTTCAGTCGAAGATCGGACCGAGGGCCTCGATGGCGTCATTGCTGCCGGTGTTGCGCCACAGCGCCTCATCGTATCGGTCGGAGCGCTCTCTATTCCCGATATTGTTCATCTGGCGCAGCATGCGTTGGACCGATCGGTAGACAGTCTTCTTCTGATGCCGCCTTGCGTGTACCGCGGCGGCATCACGGAGGACGGTACCTTTCGCTTCTATGCGACTGTAATCGACCGTATCGGGCGGGCAGACCTCGGACTTTGCCTTTATCATTTCCCTGATATTTGCGGCGTGCCCCTGACACCGCGGGTCATTCGCAGGTTGGACGAGGCCTATCCCGGCCTCATTACCGGCGTAAAGGACAGCGGGGGCGACCTGGATTTCACCGAAGCCCTGATTCGCCGCTTCTCGCATTTGTCGATCTATACCGGCTCGGAAATCCATCTGCCTCAGGCGCTGGCGGCCGGAGCACGTGGTACGATTTGCGGTCTTGGCAACGCGATGCCTAGTCTGATGCGCGCCATGTTTGACGCACCGAACGCTTTTGATCGCCG from Mesorhizobium sp. NZP2077 encodes the following:
- a CDS encoding dihydrodipicolinate synthase family protein; translated protein: MKTQVPPALPKINCFMVASATPLTADLHPDVEMLTRHIEMLFRAGCDGIALFGTTGEGTEFSVEDRTEGLDGVIAAGVAPQRLIVSVGALSIPDIVHLAQHALDRSVDSLLLMPPCVYRGGITEDGTFRFYATVIDRIGRADLGLCLYHFPDICGVPLTPRVIRRLDEAYPGLITGVKDSGGDLDFTEALIRRFSHLSIYTGSEIHLPQALAAGARGTICGLGNAMPSLMRAMFDAPNAFDRRKVVPSLLRGDAILSRQPFPASVKAVLASASGDAGWNRVLPPMSEITMPERNWLLQDFFRWERNLPHAWQTFHAGVPEAESQIIKIRRA
- the dctP gene encoding TRAP transporter substrate-binding protein DctP, producing the protein MTTQESSFLNRAVRRRTVVAGALGVLAAPFVSRLAFAAGKVIRASTPGPDTEWQSKALQAFKAELDKSMPGAFDVQLHYNGTLFAQGSEIEAMQRGNLEVALTSPSDIAELIPEYSIFTTGYLFRDAKHLDAVYDGDVGKEFKSKVASDLKLQIVKSQYLGTRHVILRSPRTVNVPADLKGVKLRMPGSQAWQFLGNALGASATPLAFEEVYLAMQTGTIDGLENPLPDAIASKFYEVSKQVVLTGHQVANVFFTMPTAFWDGLSDEEKKAVLAAENAAKKVNDDGVIATENDGKAFLEAHGNTVTTPDVAAFQKHVLDAFVNSDFSKNWPKGMLDRIGAA